The genomic region GGCAGGCGCCCGCAGAGCTCCATCGGCACGCAGCCCGGCTCCGCTCTCCCGCTGCATTTCACCTTGTGCACAGAGGCCACGGCGATGGAGCTGCTACAGACACCGCGAGCTGACCCCACGACGTGAAGGGGAACACTTCCCTTCACGACCTTTGGGGCAGCTTCTCTGGTTTTACACGAGAAGTGATAACAGCCTACGGGCGTAAAATTTGGTGTGGGTTTAGGTTGGTTTGAGAGTATGCAGTTGATCCGGGACTCGGAGATCCATCCAGGGACTCCTTGCAAAGCTCAGGTCGGGATGAGGACAAACACCCGAGCTCCTTCGCAGAGGTTAAGTGACCCTTTGGGAAACTCctctggctggcagcaggcaggccaGGACCAAGGGCAACAGGTTTTACTATCTAGGGTGCTGGCTGGGAAGGAGTGCTCGTCCTCGCCATCGACAGCCCGGCATGGCAAGCGTTAATGAGAAATTTCAGAGAGGGGAGAAGACGAAGACCATGCTGTGGTTAGACTTAACTTACTTGATCTGAGAGCGTATGTGGAATAAATgtgccagattttaaaaatgagttttgttTATTAGCACACCCTTAAGGAAATAAATCATACATCATTAGGAGTGATGTCTTCTCACCAGCCATCTTCATTATTACTAACACATTTATCTAATAGCCATGCAAATTTCTTTCAGCCATTTATTCTGGAATCTTACAGGCTTTACAAATATTAACTAATTACAGCaatgaagattttatttcaacaaCTGTAAAAACACATTGGTAGGGAATTCTGCAGACTCAGAGTTTCAGAGTCTGAACGTCTCGGGAAGTTTCCATTTTCATACGCACACGCCATCAGCGCGCTCCCAGCACGAGGCGGATCAGCACAGAATAGCTCCTTCAGATAATTGTTATCAGCGTAGTTTCACCGGCAGGAGAAACACGCTTTGTAAAACTGTTCGCTAGGGTTTGGGGTTGCTCCCGAAGGAAACGTAGATAAATAAGGGACTCTCCATTTGAAACAAGGTTTGTAAGCAAAATGAGCTCCCGTGCCTTCGCGGTTACGTTGGTTCGGGGTTGGATGCCTCGGCCGCTGCTCTCCGGAGCCACCTTCACCTGTGGATACAGAGAGATGAGAAGAGCACACAGGGACCTGGCTGATAGAAAGTTCTCGGTGCCCGGTAATTCCCGAGTGATAAACTCAATAACACGTTAGGAAAGGCcatgaggaaggagaggagcgGGGTGATGTCTCCCCAGCTGGCTGATTAACTATTCCGGTTATGTAGCACCGTGCGTGCGTGTTTCTGGGAGCAGGTGACGTGAGAAGTTGTAACGTGCGATGTTAACAGCCTGCTGCCAGGAGTTCAACAAATAACCGTGCATCGAAAGTACGGAACAGGAAAAAGACCAGTTCAGACCGCGGCATAACAAAGCCAGGGGTGAGCAGCCTTTCGCATGACATTTTTGCCGCTTCGGAGCGATAAAGCCGCCGTGGGGCTGCGTTTCCAGCGCAGGCGATGCCCTGCGGAGCGAGACGGCCCCTCCGGTGCTGCCAGACTCCGGAGCCTCGTCCAGCCCTCTgcggcagccccggggagggcaACGCAGACAgggtcttgggggggggggggggggtccgcaTCCACCAGGCAACAGGATAAGGAAGGGAGCTGAGGGGTGATGGAGTCTGAAGGGTGCGGTGCATCCGCGTGGGAGCTGGGAGATTTGGGTTGCGCCCATCTCTGGGTGACCCTCGAGGAGCTGCTCCCCACCCTGCGCCCTCCCGCACGGCCTCACCAACGCAGCGGTTCTGGCAGGGATCTGCAGGCCCAGCTGGAATATGAATGACCACAATGTtgaggaatgatttttttttttttttttttttttttttttgaacacgACGTGTTTTTAGCAATGAGCTTCTGAGAATGGAGGATTGGTCCTCGGTAATGCCGGTGCGCGGCTCTGCCCTGCGTGGGGGGACTTGtcccagagcacagcagaggaCAGCAGAGCATCGTCAGGCAGGACCCTCACGGGGATGGACTCTACCCCTGGGCTCTCCTGGAAAAATTAAGCTGAAACTAGTGGGATTTCACATTCTAGAACAAAATGATCTGGTTTTTCATCTTGAAAAAGTTACGCTGATGCATTTCAGAGTAATGGGATTGTGGCTGTGCATGCCATACCCTTGCTATAGTGTTGAAATGAGCTGTGTATGCGTATAGTCAAACTTAGAACATCACCCACTGTACAAAGAAAGGGAAGGTAACGGGGGTTTTAAAcgtgcatttttaataaaataacgTGTTTGGCCACATCTCCTTACTGCAGTGCTCCAGTTCCATGCCAGTGCAGTGGTGACCCTATAGAAATGAGATGCTCAATTAGTAGCTCAGGTGTCGTGAGCAGCACAGTGCCGTGCAGTGCTAACAAGCCCTGTCTGGAGCGTGCCAGTGACCTCTTTAACTGCCTCCACGCTCGCAGCGCAGGGGCGTGCGAGCACTTTGAGCCACGGGCTCCCACGCAGCCTCTGCCTTTTACCTGGCTTTTACCTGCCCCTGGCCCAGGCAGACAAAATGTTGTGCTGAGCTGCGGACACCCGGCAGCCAGGAACTCTGCTGGGCTCAGACTGCGTAAACCCAGCTGCCTCGATTTGTGTGCGTACGATAAAGCGGGGAGAAAGAAGGGCACGCTGGCCAGAGCCTCCCCGTCCCGTCAGAAGCCTTAAAATAGAAGCCTGTATAAATAGGGTGTGACATAGGATATTATATAGTAACGTGGTATCAAATTATAGAATCTATATATAGAAGAAGATTAATCGGAGGTCGGGACTAAGCAGACAGCTGTAAACACAGCCAGGAGCTCTGGATTCATTTTCACCAACGGTGAGGGAAGTTTGTGGCCCCTGGTCCAGGTGATGCTGTTTTATCACCCTGAACCACTGAGATCTGCTCCTGCATCTGCAGCAGATAGGCAGAGAGAAGCGCTGGTTTTCCACCAGTGCAGACGTATTCTCCCTGTATTTTATTGGGATAgtcctgtttggttttatttcaattatttttctcaagcGCTCTGCGTGGCGGTGATGTCAGACACCAAAAGCTGACATTCTGCTGATGACAAAAACCCTCTTATATTGGGAaccctcttctccagctgcttgcAAAGGACGAGTAACGCAGCAGCCCTTTTTCAGTGCACACATGGGAAGCCAGTGACAGTGCGTCCACtctcagaaacaagaaaaacaatttgcCCAGAGTCACGCAGCAGGTCagcggcaggagcagggggaaagGTCTGGACACCCTCTTCCCTCCGACACTGCCAAGAGAACCACTGCCTCTGCACAAAATCGCGTATACGTGTTAGATAGGTGAATGAGATTGACTCTCACTCCCAGGGAAGTTCAGCGACTGTGAAATTAGTAAATTACACAGGCCCACAGAACTTAGAAAAACAATATAATCCTGGGGgtactgaaataattaatttgctaATCAACTAcaccttgctttttttaatttgcaactagcactctgttttctttccccatttcagCCACCTCAAGAAGAGCAATATTTCGGGTAGCAAAGCCGGAGGGGCCCGGGCCAGGGCCGAGCGTGGCAGCGGCACGGCaccccgggggctgcggggtgcTGGGGAGAAGCTGCCTTAGCACCGCGGTGACCCCAGCAAGAGCTGGGCGATGCTTTCTGGGGGGGCCTCGCCGTGCTCTGGATCCAGCCCCCGGATCCAGCCACCAACTTGCGAGGGAAGAGCCGGAGCCGCAGGGCTCCCGCAGATGTTTTGTGCTGGTTTGTCTCCCGGTCTCGCCGCACCGttgtttgctttaaatcatTTCGAATGCGGAGGTTGTCAGACAAGACAATTAAcatggggaagggggaaagtaTTACCATCCATTATTTGCCATAACATGAATTTAAGCCGGGAAGTCAAATGATAAAATATGTGGTGaaaagtggtggtggtgggagtgCCTAAATGAGTAATAGCCTTGGGCTTCTGAGCCTTGAACTTAACGTGCTAAGTAAATCCCCGAGGTCAAAAAGTACGAAAATTGTTGCAGCTTGGGGAGATATATTTTAACTTTGCAAAAGGTCCTCGCAAACCCGCTGCCGGGGCTCGGTGGCAAGGCAGATGCGGAGCAGCGTGCCGCTCCGGCGGCCGGCTGCAGCTGCgggcggccgggggctgccgctCCTGGGTTTGGACCCCCAGGTCGGGGGCTGGTTGCTTGTTTTAGGGGGGTGGGggcaaccaaaaaaaaaaaaaaaaaaagaaagaaaaaaatcaaataccaTCAGGTGAGGAGTGGGCTGTTTGGGGCTGAGGGCTGCGCGCAGGGGCTCCGGCGGGGAGCGGCTCGGGCGGGTCCCTGCTCCGCCGAGAGAAACGATCGAAACCCCCgctgtaaccccccccccaccacctccGGGCCCCCCCGCAGCCGGAGCGGGCCCGGGCCTCCCCGGCGAGCCGGGGTCCCCGCTCCGCCGAGCCGCGCCTTCCCACCTTGCTCCAAGGCTTCCCCTTTAAAGCCTCTTTCTCCCCCTCGAGCTGACCATGCGGCTGAATTTATGGAGAGAGATGTTTTAGCAGAAATCCCCCCGAGTCTCCCATCAGCCCTAAATCCCCAGCCTGCTCTCCCTGGGAGACCTCATGACACAGAGCATGCCAAAACAGCTTCGTTTTGCCTATGCATTAGCAATCTATTTTACCTTTTTGACATCTCTCACACATAAAACCgtaagagagaaataaaatatctgtcTCTGGGCGAAAATAAAGCTTTGCCTCCCTCCTGATCTATAGGATATAAAATAAAGCCATGGCTTTGATAGTGGCTTTTCCTTATACTGGAGTTGCTTTTGCACACACGGAGACAATGAAGATGGATGAGCCGGGATCGGTGCATCCTCCTGGGGTTTGTTTCACCCTCTTTTTTTATagtctccccccgcccccgccacctctttacttttctttcttttctcttttattcgTCTTTTATCTGCCCTTTAACAACGTGAAGAATCCCCTTCAGCTGGCACACACCCGGGCTCCCCCGCCGGgctccccctgccctgtcccGCTCGCCCCGGGCCCGGACCGACCCCCCCAGCCGGTCAcggccgagccccccccccccccccgggaccccccccccgggcgggctcgacccccccccggggccgccgccggccccttCCCGGGCACTTTCCCGTCTCCGCCGGCAGTTCTCAGTCAAAGGCAGAGACGCACACCTCGgatttgtaattatttattaaCTATATTTTCCATAAACAATGCATGAGCTTGGAGTGTAAGCGACAACATTTAGCGACGTGGAAGGAAACCCGGGAGGGCTCAGcaaaggggaggggggcacaaaaatacataagaaaggggaaaggcgagcggagccgggggggggacgggacggggacgGAGCGGGCGTATTTACCCTCAGCATCGACCCGAGTGCGGCAGAATAAACTGGGACCCTCTAATACataatttaaagatttttttaattttttttttctctcccccacaAACCTGGCGCGGCGCGCAGCGATGGATCCCGTCCAGCAACGGGTTTATTGCGCGGGGATGTTCTCCAGGCTTAATTACATCGTAACTTCAATATTTGTTGAGTGCATTAACCGCATATATATTTAATCAGGCGCAGGCGCTCTTCCGAGGGGGgaaaagttggggggggggaagtgtgtGTGTTCCCCCCCCTTGCAACGCTGCCCGGGATGAGGAGGGGTCTaggctgccttcccccccccccccccccgccccgtcgaGGATGCTCACGGCAGAGAAAGTGTCTGGACCCGGGTGGGAGGGAAGTTTCTTCTTCGGCTTCGCTcggggatggcggggggggggaagagggggggtCCCCGGAGCTTTGCCAGCAGAGTCCGGGACGAGAGGGCTGCGGTGTTTGTACAGCACTAGTGCCCAGTAAAGGAGGGTAAAATCCCATTACGGAGCGCAGCGGTGTAGAAAGGCTGATGATAAACAGGGGGATGTTTAACTAAAAAGACGGGAACGACACCGAGAAAACGCAAATTCAAACTCGCCTgaaagggacttttttttttcttctgtattagattttttttaaaatctgaggtttttttctttttttttacccttttaatTTCCCTCTTTGAAACACCCCGGCCGGCTCTCTCCGGGATTGGGGGCTTGGCCCCGGCAAAGGGCCCAGCCGGGAACGGACCTGGGCGAATTgcaaaatacaatgaaaaacaacaacaaccagCCCCCCCAACCCAGATGCACTGCCCTAggaggggggggcggcggcaggCCGGGGGCTACCGTGCCATCCGTGCCCGTGGCCCGGGGGTGTGGAGAGGattcccccccctcctcggGCTCCGCGGACTCCCCGGCCCGTGGGTGCCCCACGCCGGTCCCGCGGGGCAGAGGAGGCCCGTGGGAGGCCGGGGTTGGTGAGTTTTTCTTTTCGGAGCCAGCTGGAGACAGCGCTGGCATTTTCACCTCTCGAACGCCTGCGCTGAGTCGGGGTCCCCCGGGGGGGGGAGAAGGCGGACCTAGGGCACCCCACGGTCCCCCCCCTACTCCGGAGCGGGGTTTCGGGGGATTTGCGTGTGCCGtgggcgggcaggcagggagccccGCCGGTAAATCAGTGCCGCCCGCCCCACCGCAGGGGGACGGTGGGTACCCCGAGCCGGTGGGCTCCGCTCCCCCTCCATcacccggggggggggtacAGCGGTCTGTGTCCGCCTCGGCGTCCCCGGGCCCTGTGTGGGGCGAGAGGGGGGCAGGGGACAACCAGATGCTTTCGCCAACGcctgggaaaagaagggaaaacaaaaacaagaaaaaaaaaaaaaaaatcgctgTGAAAAACTGGTGCTTGATGGACATAAGATGCTCATCTCCTTCCCCTCATTCATCCCCACCAACACATGTCACTTGGGGGCCCGCAGTCAAAGGGAAGAGGTCCCCCGACGGCAGCCTACAGCTGTCGCCTTCccgggcggcggagcggggccgcccgccccgcctcgGCCCCTCCGCTCCGCATGAGAAGCGGCCCATATGCGGGGGGACCGGGGGGTGCCCAGGGCTCTATTGATCCCCGTAAGCGACGGCAAAGCAACCCaacagctgggcagggagggtaGGGACGCGGAGAGACGCGGAGAAGCCCGCGCGGCCCCGACGGGACGGTGATGGGCCGGCTCCGGACCGGCGCGGGGGGCAGCGGGAGAGCCGGAGCAGGGAGAGTAAATGGCGGACGCAGCCCCGGGGCTTTTAAACACCCGCAGGAGCACCGAGGCGATGCCTCGGCCCGGGGACAGCCCCGAGAACCGGCCCGGGCGGGctccgcagcccccccccgacCGCCCCCAGGCCGGAGCAGCGGGCAGGGCGCGGAGCCGCGGCTCCGCGCCCCGGCACCGGAGGGGGTTTTCCTGCCTTcgttttcctttttattttccaatttcttcctctccttcgcctttttttttttttttttttttccctcccgTCAAGGACGAGGGAAACAGACGTGAAAGCGAGCGCGGACAGTGAGTAAGGgcgcggggaggcgggggaTGCTGCGGGCTCCGGAGCGGGGCTTCCGCGGCCGCGGAGGATGCGCGCCCCGGCTCGCAGCCGTGTGTGTAACCCTCGGGCGCGCTCCGGCCATTTAATCCGCCGTTTCCCTCCTAATTCCCCGCCAGCGGATCAATCGGCCCGCAGGGAAGGTGAGAGCGAGGGCccggggggggtccggggggaggggggcggcccCGCGTCTGCCGGGCGGTGACACCTCCCCGGAGCGGCAGCTCCCGCCGGGCAGCAAAGCGcggaggaaagagaaatcacGTCCCTCCTAACCGCCCCGGCCACCGACCGAGCCCCTGGAaggtaaaaagcaaatgaatttttatttgctaaaaaaaaaaaaaaaaaaaggaaaaaaagaagtacatCAGCGGCGGCCGGTGCCGATCGGCCCCAGACGGGCGCTGCGAGCGCCGGCAACGGAATTACCGCGAACTTACCGGCGCCTTCCCTCCgcccgcggcggccgggcgcCAGCGGgacccgccgcccccccccccccccgccccccccccccccggcacgtCGGAGCTACCCGGAGCCTCGGTCCCGGCCTTTCcgcaccttttttttcttcccggGAAAAGGCGAACCGTCGccgtgttttggttttggtttttttttgtttttttttttccgtaggctccgcgccccccccgcccgccctcgGGTCCCGCCGTTTACGATGGGGAAAACCACGGCAAGTCGTTTGACGCCGCTTCCCAGCCAACCGTTCCGCTCCTCGGCGGCGGTAAACCGGCCGGTGGATCCCTATAACGGATGCGTAACCtctacggggggggggggggggggaggcttggggggggggtgtgccaGACCCCAACGAGCGGCCCCGttcccgctcccccccgccctccccctccaccaccaccaccaccttccccATCCCGCGCACCTACCCGCTGCAACGCGCTCCCGGGCCTCCGAGCAGAGGGGAGCGCTTCGGCCGGGCCCGAGCGGCAGCGGGCCGTCTGTCCGTCcctccgtccgtccgtccctccgtccgtccgtccgcgGTGCGGGCGGAGGCGGCCGGCGGCGCCCCGGCGGCTCTATAAAGGGGGCGCGGACGCCCCgtccggcggcggcgcggcgggagcgtaggggtggggaggggtgggggggtgggtgggtgggagcGGAGGGGAGGGCGAGAGTGGGAGTGGGAGTGGGAGGGAGAGGCGATTGGCCGAAGCCAGCGGTGACGTCTAGGCGCGGTGCATAAGGCTGcggccgcggggctgccgggAACATGCAGTGCGCCCTGCGCTGCCGGGACGGCGCGGGCAGCGCCGCTCTCCttgccctgccctccccggtcttcttttcccccccccctccccctttttcccccccccccctcaacctgccctcccccccaccccccctctCCGCCTTCCGCTCCCGGCACCGGGTCCGGGACGGTCCCGGTCCGGTCCGGTAAAGCGGGAGGCggaacaaaaaacaaaaaagaaaaaaaaaaaaaaaaaaaaaaagagggggggggggggaggagaaaaaaaaaaaaaaaagcggcgGCGCCGGACGATGCCGCGCCGGCTCGGTGGGGACGCGGCCGGCCGCCGCGGGTAGCGAGCAGGGCGGTACGCGGGGGTAGGTAGGAAGCGGGTGCGACGGTACCGGCGAGACGTCGAGGGGGAGAGcgaaaaagagagaaaaagagaaggagacaGGGGACGGAGCGAGGAGCCGCGGAGCATCTTCCCCCAccctccaccccctccccgacccccccacccctcccacccCGCGTAAGGACGGCGGCCCGCTCCGCGGCGCGTAGGGCCATGTCGCCGCGGCAGCAGGCAAAGCCCTTCTGACCGCTGTCGGGTCTCCATGTCCCggtttgttctttctttttcttttttttttttgtatatatatttttatttttttttcctcctcctttgaTTTCTCTTTGGGAAAAGCACTTTGACTCCTGACTGCTCTACCTCAGACCTGAGAAAAAACTCGTCACGCTCGCTTTTTGGCGTTTggctttgggtttggttttttttcttctttttttttttaatttttaatttttacgAGCGCCGATCTTTATAGTCgttgttgttttattgttactattattattatcattgttgCTGTCGTGGTTGGTAGCGGCCGAGATTCTGCGGTTGTGTCGAAGCGCTGGTCTCCTCGGGCAGTGGGTGGTTTCTCCTGTGTATCCCTCCTAGGACACTCGAAcgaagatttttttcttcctcccttcctttttctcctccttcactTCTCcaaggcttttaaaacaaacacacaaaaaagcaaacctacGCCGGTGTTGTcgtcttttcaaaatttttttgttgttttttttatttttaatttttttttttttttttttgcttgacaTCTGGGAAACCACTACCCCCCGCTCTCAGAAATAACCAAAGACAATGGTTCACTGTGCAGGCTGCAAAAGGCCAATCTTGGACCGGTTTTTGTTGAATGTACTGGACAGGGCTTGGCATGTGAAGTGTGTTCAGTGCTGTGAATGTAAATGCAATTTGACAGAGAAATGCTTTTCGCGAGAAGGCAAGCTTTACTGCAAAAACGACTTCTTTCGGTAAGTACCGGCCCCCCCTGCCCGGAGCCGTAGCTCCTCCGCATCCGTTTTTCGTCTCCCCTTTCCCCGccgctttttttttctgtttgtttgtttgttttcccccgTCGGTCGGTGTGACCCACGAACGCCCCGTCCACGCGCAAACGCCCCCGAACCCCGGTGTTACTTCCCCAGGTGATgtcccggggcgggcgggggtcCGGCCCGGGGAAGGGGCTCCCCGTCGGGGCCGGCGGGCCGAGGCCCGGCCGCTCTCGGCGGGCACCGGTCGAGCTCGAGTTCCCCAAAGTTACCTCGAAACTATCGACCGGCGGAGCGATAGCGGGGGCCGGTCCCGGTGCCGCGGCGCGGGGGTGACCCCCGCCGCCGTTGCAGCGGTACTCGCTGGGGTTTTCCCGGCGGGATTTTCCGCGGCCGTGAGCGCAGCGTTCCGCGGGCCggagccccggggccgccccggcgGGGAAGGCTCGGTGCGCGGCTCGGTGCGCGGCTCGGTGCGCGGCCCGGCGGGCCCAGCGCTTCCCGTCAAACCGAGCCGAGGCCGCCCCGGAGGGCAGCGACAAACCCCCCCCCGGCGACCCCCGGCGGGTTGATGGAGAGGGGAGCCGGGTACCGGCGCTCGCTCGCCCGCCGCCGCTTCCCCCGGCGCTGACCCGGGTCCGGCTGCCGGGAGCCCCGCGGGGCggaggggagagctggaggCACCGGGCCCCGGTAACGGGTCGGGCCCCGGTAACGGGTCCGGGTCCGGCCGGTCCTCGGCTGCCCGGCGCCGGCCGAGCCTGTACCGGCAGCTGCTGCGGCCCACGCGCGGCCGTGAGCGATTAAGAACAACATATAAGAATTCCTGCTTAATGTTTATTAGAGCGTCGTTAATCAACGTGGCAGGGCGCGGAGGGGAAACCCTGGACAAGGCAGCCCGGGTGTTTAATTGATCCCCCAGCACTCCATCCCCTGCCCAGATcgggtcttttttttttttttcttttttttttttttttttccccctcttttttttaaaggtagcCTTTCGTTAGAGCGCTCCGGAGGGACGCttgattttatttccaaattttccttttgcacGGCCGGGCGGGGCGAGCGGAGGCCGCGGTGaagggcgcggggccggggccgctcccggcggggcccggcggtTCGGGTGGGCGCTGCTGACCCCCCCGGCCGGCTCCTCTCCCCGCAGGTGTTTCGGGACCAAGTGCGCGGGCTGTGCCCAGGGCATCTCCCCCAGCGACCTGGTCCGCAGGGCGCGGAGCAAAGTGTTCCACTTGAACTGTTTTACGTGTATGATGTGTAACAAGCAACTCTCCACCGGCGAGGAGCTCTACATCATAGACGAAAACAAGTTTGTCTGCAAAGAAGATTACCTAAATAACAGCAATACTGCCAAAGAAAACAGCCTGCATTCAGGTGAGGGAGCGCGGCCGGGGCGATGCGGCGGGGGGAAGCGCCCGGCCCCGGCTTCTGTGCGGGGCGGGAGCCGgtcctctcccttcttcctttcccctctcccttcttcctttcccctctcccttcttcctttcccctctcccttctttctttcccctctcccttcttccttctctccctcactcctctcctttccttcctttcccctctcccttcttccttctctccctcactcctctcctttcttcctttcccctctcccttcttccttctctttctttcccctctcccttcgttcttctctctttctttcccctctcccttcgttcttctctctttcttcttcctctccctcactcctctcctctcccccggTCGTACCCACCGCCCGTCCCCCGCGATCGGTATTTGCCCCCCAGCCGAGCGTGACCCGGTTTGCTCTCGCCCAGCCACCACCGGCAGTGACCCCAGCCTGTCCCCCGACTCCCAAGACCCTTCCCAGGACGACGCCAAGGACTCGGAAAGCGCCAACGTGTCCGACAAGGAGACGGGCAGCAACGAAAACGACGACCAGAACCTGGGGGCCAAGCGGCGGGGCCCCCGCACCACCATCAAAGCCAAACAGCTAGAGACTCTGAAAGCCGCCTTCGCGgccacccccaaacccacccgGCACATCAGGGAGCAGCTGGCGCAGGAGACCGGCCTCAACATGCGGGTCATCCAGGTACCGTgaccccccccgacccccccaaATGCCCCGGGGGCACCGGGTACCCCTGCCCGCTCGCTCCGGGGGATGCGGTGGCGTGGCGGGACCGGCAGCCCCCGCGCTGCAGGGCCGGGGAAAGCTCTGCCGGCCTTTTAAATCGGTATTACCGAGGTTgtacccccccccagccccggccggtgggcaggggcagagctgcgGGTTTCCTTTAGAAAGTCCTAAAAAAGCTGCAAATGGTATCGAAATTAATAACCAGAAATGTGAGGGGTTAATGGATAAATAAGAATGACAATGCGCTGGAATTATTAAAAGGTTTATAAACCCGCAGCGCTGGGGGTAATGGGGGGTTAAAGGACCATTAAAGACGAGGTTAGATTGGAGAGTCTCAGTGTGAGGGTAATTAGGAGTAATCTTGTCAGGGTAATAAGAATTAACTCAATCATTCTTGACCTGCAGCCGGCGAGCTGCGGGGAGCGCCCGgccggccgcggggccgccgtCACGCGTGGGTTCGGCCCCGTCTGaaacgaggaggaggaggagcgcgGCTCGGGGCGCACCGGATCGGGCCCCCCCTTCCcccgatcccccccccccccccccgggacaaAAGATACTGGGAAAAGCGCAGCCCCGGGGTGGGCCCGGGGGGGGATCGTCCTTGCCGGGGTGGCGGTGGGTGCCGGGTTCCCGTGAAGGGGACCCCCACGACG from Aquila chrysaetos chrysaetos chromosome 10, bAquChr1.4, whole genome shotgun sequence harbors:
- the LOC115347778 gene encoding translation initiation factor IF-2-like → MALRAAERAAVLTREPPGRRRPPPPAPRTDGRRDGRTEGRTDGPLPLGPGRSAPLCSEARERVAAGVGESIWLSPAPLSPHTGPGDAEADTDRCTPPPGDGGGAEPTGSGYPPSPCGGAGGTDLPAGLPACPPTAHANPPKPRSGVGGGPWGALGPPSPPPGGPRLSAGVREVKMPALSPAGSEKKNSPTPASHGPPLPRGTGVGHPRAGESAEPEEGGESSPHPRATGTDGTVAPGLPPPPPPRAVHLGWGGWLLLFFIVFCNSPRSVPGWALCRGQAPNPGESRPGCFKEGN
- the LHX1 gene encoding LIM/homeobox protein Lhx1 → MVHCAGCKRPILDRFLLNVLDRAWHVKCVQCCECKCNLTEKCFSREGKLYCKNDFFRCFGTKCAGCAQGISPSDLVRRARSKVFHLNCFTCMMCNKQLSTGEELYIIDENKFVCKEDYLNNSNTAKENSLHSATTGSDPSLSPDSQDPSQDDAKDSESANVSDKETGSNENDDQNLGAKRRGPRTTIKAKQLETLKAAFAATPKPTRHIREQLAQETGLNMRVIQVWFQNRRSKERRMKQLSALGARRHAFFRSPRRMRPLVDRLEPGELIPNGPFSFYGDYQSEYYGPGSNYDFFPQGPPSSQAQTPVDLPFVPSSGPSGTPLGAMDHPLPGHHPSSEAQRFTDIMSHPPGDSPSPEPNLPGSLHSMSAEVFGPSPPFSSISVNGGANYGNHLSHPPEMNEAAVW